A single genomic interval of Trinickia acidisoli harbors:
- a CDS encoding transketolase family protein: MSTTASKPRMKTSAMIASIAGEGQKTRSAPFGHALVELARERGNVVGMTADLGKYTDLHIFAKAYPERFYQMGMAEQLLFGAAAGMAHEGALPFVTTYAVFAARRAYDFIHQAIAEDNLDVKIACALPGLTTGYGPSHQAAEDLALFRAMPNLTVIDPCDAIDIEQMVPAMADHRGPVYARLLRGNVPVVLDEYDYRFEIGKAKMLRDGADVLIVSSGIMTMRALEVAKALEFDRIGVGVLHVPTIKPLDTVAILREAKRSGRLVVVAENHTVIGGLGEAVATLLLANGVTPPFRQIGLPDAFLDAGALPTLHDRYRISTTAIADTIKVWLR, translated from the coding sequence ATGAGCACAACTGCGTCGAAACCGCGGATGAAGACGTCCGCGATGATCGCCTCGATTGCGGGCGAAGGGCAAAAGACACGTTCGGCGCCGTTCGGGCATGCGCTCGTCGAACTGGCGCGAGAACGCGGCAACGTGGTGGGCATGACCGCCGATCTCGGCAAGTACACGGACTTGCACATTTTTGCGAAGGCATACCCCGAGCGGTTCTACCAAATGGGCATGGCCGAGCAATTGCTGTTCGGCGCGGCTGCCGGCATGGCGCACGAGGGCGCGTTGCCGTTCGTGACGACCTATGCGGTGTTCGCGGCGCGCCGTGCCTACGATTTCATTCATCAGGCCATTGCCGAGGACAACCTCGACGTCAAAATCGCCTGCGCCTTGCCGGGCTTGACGACGGGGTATGGGCCCAGCCATCAAGCCGCCGAGGATTTGGCGCTGTTCCGTGCGATGCCGAACCTCACCGTGATCGATCCGTGCGATGCAATCGACATCGAGCAGATGGTGCCGGCGATGGCGGACCATCGAGGCCCCGTGTATGCGCGGCTCTTGCGCGGCAACGTGCCCGTCGTGCTCGACGAGTACGACTACCGCTTCGAAATCGGCAAGGCGAAGATGCTGCGCGATGGAGCGGACGTGCTCATCGTCTCGTCGGGAATCATGACCATGCGTGCGCTCGAAGTTGCCAAAGCGCTCGAGTTCGATCGAATCGGGGTGGGTGTATTGCATGTGCCGACGATCAAGCCGCTCGATACGGTCGCGATTCTGCGCGAGGCCAAGCGCAGCGGGCGTCTCGTCGTCGTCGCCGAAAACCATACCGTGATCGGCGGCCTGGGCGAAGCGGTCGCTACGCTGCTGCTCGCCAACGGCGTGACGCCGCCGTTCCGACAGATCGGCCTGCCCGACGCCTTTCTCGACGCGGGCGCGCTACCCACGCTGCACGACCGCTATCGCATCTCGACCACGGCAATTGCCGACACGATCAAGGTTTGGCTTCGCTGA
- a CDS encoding SDR family NAD(P)-dependent oxidoreductase — MSEARLLEGKVAVISGAASPRGIGLATARMFARHGARVAILDLNKADASEAAASLGEAHRGYACDVTDRDACQVAVERIVGEFDRIDILVNNAGITQPAKLLDIDAAGWDRILDVNLRGVLYLSQAVIPQMKKQRSGSIACMSSVSAQRGGGILGGPHYSAAKAGVLGLAKAMAREFGNDGIRVNCVTPGLIQTDINAGKISEEKRVEILAGIPLNRLGVADDVAGAFLFLASELSSYITGAVIDVNGGMLIHG, encoded by the coding sequence ATGTCTGAAGCACGTCTGCTCGAAGGCAAAGTCGCCGTTATTTCGGGTGCGGCATCGCCGCGCGGCATCGGTCTGGCCACCGCGCGCATGTTCGCACGGCACGGTGCCCGCGTCGCCATCCTCGACCTGAACAAGGCCGACGCGTCCGAGGCTGCGGCCTCGCTCGGCGAAGCGCATCGCGGCTATGCCTGCGACGTCACGGATCGCGACGCGTGTCAGGTGGCCGTCGAGCGCATCGTCGGCGAGTTCGACCGGATCGACATCCTCGTGAACAACGCGGGCATCACGCAGCCGGCCAAACTGCTCGATATCGATGCCGCCGGCTGGGACCGCATCCTCGACGTCAATCTGCGCGGCGTGCTTTACCTCTCGCAGGCCGTCATCCCCCAGATGAAAAAGCAGCGCTCGGGCTCGATTGCCTGCATGTCATCGGTGTCGGCGCAGCGCGGCGGCGGTATTCTGGGCGGCCCGCATTACTCGGCCGCGAAAGCCGGTGTGCTGGGCTTGGCCAAAGCGATGGCGCGCGAGTTCGGTAACGACGGTATTCGCGTCAATTGCGTCACGCCGGGATTGATCCAAACCGACATCAATGCGGGCAAGATCAGCGAGGAAAAGCGCGTCGAGATTCTCGCCGGCATTCCGCTGAACCGGCTCGGCGTGGCCGACGACGTCGCGGGCGCGTTTTTGTTCCTCGCGTCGGAGCTATCCTCGTATATCACCGGCGCGGTGATCGATGTCAACGGCGGCATGCTGATTCACGGCTGA
- a CDS encoding TRAP transporter substrate-binding protein: MTTDSNTKNGMDRRAFLKAGAALSAAVPLLGVARKASAAPQFSYKLATGQDPTHPVNVRAKQAADRILKASGGRLEIRVFPSNQLGSDTDLLSQIRNGGVDFINMAASVMSTLVPAAGIANTGFAFPDYDHVWKAMDGDLGKYIRGQIEKVGMLTISRPWDNGFRQITSSSKPIRTPDDLRGFKIRVPVAPMMISLFRALQAGPTPINFNELYSALQTHLVDGQENPLPIIATAKLYEVQKYVSLTSHVWDSYWILGNPASFKRLPPDLQTIVQHEFDRAALEERADIASLNDSLAQSLSAKGLQVLDVDKQAFRAQLRKTSFYKDWRAKFGDQAWALLQNTTGALA; encoded by the coding sequence ATGACGACGGATTCGAACACGAAGAACGGGATGGACCGCCGCGCGTTTCTGAAAGCGGGGGCGGCGCTGTCGGCCGCGGTGCCGCTCTTGGGCGTGGCGCGTAAGGCATCGGCGGCGCCGCAGTTTTCGTACAAGCTGGCAACGGGACAAGATCCGACCCACCCGGTCAACGTGCGCGCCAAGCAGGCGGCCGATCGCATCTTGAAGGCATCGGGCGGGCGGCTCGAAATACGCGTTTTCCCGAGCAACCAGCTCGGCTCCGATACGGATCTGTTGTCGCAGATCCGCAATGGCGGCGTCGATTTCATCAACATGGCGGCCTCCGTCATGTCGACGCTCGTGCCCGCGGCCGGGATCGCGAACACGGGCTTCGCCTTCCCGGATTACGATCACGTCTGGAAGGCGATGGACGGCGACCTCGGCAAGTACATTCGCGGCCAGATCGAAAAGGTGGGGATGTTGACGATCTCGCGGCCGTGGGACAACGGCTTTCGGCAGATCACGTCGTCGTCGAAACCGATTCGGACTCCTGACGATCTGCGCGGCTTCAAAATCCGCGTGCCCGTCGCGCCGATGATGATCTCGCTGTTCCGCGCGCTGCAAGCGGGGCCGACTCCGATCAATTTCAACGAACTCTATTCGGCGCTGCAAACGCATCTCGTCGACGGCCAGGAAAACCCACTGCCGATCATCGCCACGGCCAAGCTCTATGAAGTGCAGAAATACGTGAGCCTGACGAGCCATGTGTGGGACAGCTATTGGATTCTCGGCAATCCGGCCTCGTTCAAGCGCTTGCCGCCGGACCTCCAAACGATCGTGCAGCACGAGTTCGACCGTGCCGCGCTGGAGGAGCGGGCCGACATCGCGAGCTTGAACGACTCGCTCGCGCAAAGTCTTTCGGCGAAGGGCTTGCAGGTACTCGACGTGGATAAGCAGGCGTTTCGCGCTCAATTGCGCAAGACGAGCTTCTACAAGGATTGGCGCGCGAAGTTCGGCGACCAAGCATGGGCGCTGCTGCAAAACACAACCGGAGCATTGGCATGA
- a CDS encoding TRAP transporter large permease: MTGVLSFGEHRPPVWQLRCDTVLGWIVELPAALVVLAEVVVLLAGVISRFVFGYALVWGDELASILFLWLAMLGSAVALRRGDHMRMTVIAHRLPPAWRAFAEALAIGAPCVFLAIMLGPSIDYAQNQWVVQTPVMGLSDTVRVAAVPVGSVLMLAICGVRLASHRWRELAGALGTLAVIALALYLARDWIWSIGNWSLVIFFGVLLACGVLGGLPIAFCFGLSTVACLLGTTTTPLAVITGQMNEGMSSLVLLAVPLFVLLGQLIEMTRMANAMVAFLASLLGHVKGGLSFVLIGAMVLVSGISGAKTADMAAVAPVLFPEMKKRGIPEGELVSLLAACGAMAETIPPSLVLIIIGSVTGVSIAALFTGGLLPGLVLAVALGAIARRRTGDLAGKTPRASAKTVMRTFIVAVPALVLPVLIRFAVADGVATATEVSTIGIAYTVVVGLLVYRHFDWRRIYPMLVETASLSGAILLIIGAATAMAWALTQASFSQALAQAMAHMPGGSWGFLFISVIAFIVLGSVLEGIPAMVLFGALLFPIARQAGINEVHYAITVILAMGIGLFTPPFGLGYYAACTIGRVDPNAGLRRIWPYLGALVVGLAAVTAIPWISTGFLS, translated from the coding sequence ATGACCGGCGTACTGTCTTTCGGCGAGCATCGTCCGCCCGTATGGCAATTGCGATGCGACACGGTGCTCGGCTGGATCGTCGAATTGCCGGCGGCGCTCGTCGTGCTGGCCGAGGTGGTCGTGCTGCTCGCCGGCGTCATCTCGCGCTTCGTGTTCGGCTATGCGCTCGTATGGGGCGACGAACTGGCTTCGATCTTGTTTCTCTGGCTGGCGATGCTCGGCTCCGCCGTTGCGTTGCGTCGTGGCGACCACATGAGAATGACGGTGATCGCACATCGTCTGCCGCCCGCGTGGCGCGCATTCGCTGAAGCGCTCGCCATCGGCGCGCCGTGCGTGTTCCTTGCGATCATGCTTGGGCCATCGATCGACTACGCACAAAATCAGTGGGTCGTGCAAACGCCGGTCATGGGGCTGTCCGACACCGTGCGCGTGGCTGCGGTGCCGGTCGGCAGCGTGCTCATGCTGGCCATTTGCGGTGTGCGGCTCGCGAGTCATCGGTGGCGCGAATTGGCCGGTGCACTCGGCACGCTCGCCGTGATCGCGCTCGCGCTCTATCTCGCGAGAGATTGGATCTGGTCGATCGGCAATTGGAGCCTCGTGATCTTCTTCGGGGTGCTGCTTGCCTGCGGCGTGCTCGGTGGCTTGCCGATCGCGTTCTGCTTTGGGCTCTCGACGGTGGCATGCCTGCTCGGCACGACCACCACGCCGCTGGCCGTCATCACCGGTCAGATGAATGAAGGCATGAGTTCGCTCGTGCTGCTGGCCGTGCCGCTGTTCGTGCTACTCGGGCAACTGATCGAGATGACGCGGATGGCGAACGCGATGGTCGCGTTCCTCGCTTCGTTGCTCGGGCACGTCAAAGGCGGCCTGTCGTTCGTGCTGATCGGCGCGATGGTGCTCGTATCGGGCATCTCGGGCGCAAAGACGGCGGACATGGCTGCCGTCGCCCCCGTGCTGTTCCCCGAAATGAAGAAGCGAGGCATTCCGGAGGGCGAGCTCGTATCGCTGCTTGCCGCCTGCGGCGCGATGGCCGAGACGATTCCGCCTTCGCTCGTGTTGATCATCATTGGCTCCGTGACCGGCGTGTCGATCGCGGCATTGTTCACGGGCGGCCTGTTGCCGGGCCTGGTGCTGGCGGTCGCGCTCGGCGCGATCGCGCGACGGCGCACCGGTGACTTGGCCGGCAAGACACCCCGCGCAAGCGCCAAAACGGTGATGCGAACGTTCATCGTAGCCGTGCCCGCGCTGGTGCTGCCGGTGTTGATCCGCTTTGCCGTGGCCGACGGCGTGGCCACGGCCACCGAAGTGTCGACGATCGGCATTGCCTATACGGTCGTCGTCGGCTTGCTCGTCTATCGCCACTTCGATTGGCGGCGCATTTACCCGATGCTCGTCGAGACGGCATCGCTGTCCGGCGCGATCTTGCTGATCATCGGCGCGGCGACGGCGATGGCGTGGGCGCTTACGCAAGCGAGTTTTTCGCAGGCGCTGGCGCAGGCCATGGCGCATATGCCGGGCGGCTCGTGGGGCTTCCTGTTCATCTCCGTCATCGCGTTCATCGTGCTCGGCAGCGTGCTCGAAGGCATTCCCGCGATGGTTCTGTTCGGGGCGCTGTTGTTTCCGATCGCGCGTCAAGCGGGCATCAATGAGGTGCATTACGCGATTACCGTGATTCTCGCGATGGGCATCGGCTTGTTCACACCGCCTTTCGGATTGGGCTATTACGCAGCATGCACGATTGGGCGCGTCGATCCCAATGCGGGCCTGCGGCGGATCTGGCCGTATCTCGGCGCGCTCGTCGTCGGCCTCGCGGCGGTCACGGCGATTCCTTGGATTTCCACGGGCTTCTTGAGTTGA
- the tkt gene encoding transketolase, giving the protein MTTMDTPPLANAIRFLAIDAILRAGEGHQGVPLGMAEIATALFTRHLKFNASDPTWPDRDRFVLSNGHGSMLLYALLYLTGYERVGLDEIKSFRELGAHCAGHPEYDRASGIEVTTGPLGQGIANALGMAIAEAYLAAKFGREVVDHYTYAFVGDGCLQEGVGQEMISLAGHLQLGKLILCWDDNRITDDGSTTLSISEDVGERFRVAGWHVQEVDGHDVEAVSAALTLARKDPRPSMIACRTVIGRGIARLEGQRGGHSGRLFASDADDARTRLAWPHAEFDVPSATLDAWRAAGRRSEAEYRQWQARVAALPANDRAEFERVMAGALPDDWHQVLDTYRRRAIECDEAAPGIMISADINDLLASCLPERVVSCADLEAPTGHKRQLQAFTAQDRAGAYVHCGVREHLMGSMANGMAAHGGVIPLAVTYLAFSDYERPAMRMAALMGLPVKFVFSHDSIGVGKNGPTHQPVEILASLRAMPNMLVMRPADAVEAAECWEVALEHRTGPSTLVFARQSLRPVRREHVPQNLSRKGAYVLAQAEGGPRRVTLLASGSEVVVALDARLQLQAAGIATAVVSMPCWEQFDLQDAAYRASVLGPGTVRVAVEAAVRFGWDRYLGERGGFVGMTGFGASGPADALYEHFGITAKHVAAEAIRLINLG; this is encoded by the coding sequence ATGACGACTATGGATACCCCCCCGTTGGCCAACGCGATCCGGTTTCTTGCCATCGACGCGATACTGCGTGCCGGCGAAGGACACCAGGGCGTGCCGCTCGGAATGGCCGAAATCGCAACGGCGCTGTTTACGCGCCATCTGAAATTCAATGCGAGCGATCCCACTTGGCCCGATCGCGATCGATTCGTGTTGTCGAACGGCCACGGTTCGATGCTCCTGTATGCATTGCTGTACTTGACCGGCTATGAACGGGTGGGGCTCGACGAGATCAAATCGTTCCGAGAGCTAGGTGCGCATTGCGCAGGGCACCCCGAATACGACCGGGCATCGGGCATCGAAGTGACGACGGGGCCACTCGGGCAAGGCATCGCGAATGCACTCGGTATGGCGATCGCCGAAGCCTATCTCGCGGCGAAATTCGGCCGCGAGGTCGTCGATCACTACACCTACGCGTTCGTCGGAGACGGTTGTCTGCAAGAGGGCGTCGGTCAGGAAATGATTTCGCTCGCGGGTCATTTGCAACTGGGCAAGCTCATTCTGTGTTGGGACGACAACCGCATCACCGATGACGGCAGCACAACGCTGTCGATCAGCGAGGACGTGGGCGAGCGCTTTCGCGTCGCGGGCTGGCACGTGCAGGAGGTCGACGGTCATGACGTCGAGGCGGTGTCCGCGGCGCTGACGCTCGCGCGCAAAGACCCGCGGCCGTCGATGATTGCGTGCCGGACGGTCATCGGCCGCGGCATCGCGCGCCTCGAAGGCCAGCGCGGCGGGCATAGCGGACGCTTGTTCGCCTCGGACGCCGACGATGCCCGAACGCGGCTCGCATGGCCACACGCCGAATTCGACGTACCATCCGCAACGCTCGACGCATGGCGTGCGGCGGGGCGACGAAGCGAAGCCGAATACCGCCAGTGGCAGGCGCGCGTTGCAGCGTTGCCTGCAAACGATCGAGCCGAGTTCGAGCGCGTGATGGCCGGCGCATTGCCCGACGACTGGCACCAGGTACTCGACACCTATCGCCGCCGCGCGATCGAATGCGATGAAGCTGCGCCGGGCATCATGATTTCAGCCGACATCAACGACTTGCTCGCATCGTGCTTGCCCGAGCGCGTCGTGAGCTGCGCCGATCTCGAAGCGCCGACGGGACACAAGCGTCAATTGCAGGCGTTCACGGCGCAAGATCGCGCCGGGGCCTACGTGCACTGCGGCGTGCGCGAACATCTGATGGGCTCGATGGCCAACGGCATGGCCGCGCACGGCGGCGTCATTCCGCTGGCGGTGACGTATCTCGCGTTCTCGGACTATGAGCGTCCGGCGATGCGCATGGCCGCGCTCATGGGTTTGCCCGTGAAATTCGTGTTCAGTCACGACTCGATCGGCGTGGGCAAGAACGGCCCGACGCATCAACCGGTGGAAATCCTGGCGTCGCTGCGCGCGATGCCGAACATGCTCGTGATGCGCCCGGCGGATGCGGTCGAAGCTGCCGAATGCTGGGAGGTCGCGCTCGAGCATCGCACGGGGCCGAGCACGTTGGTATTCGCGCGTCAGTCGCTACGTCCCGTTCGACGCGAGCATGTGCCGCAGAATCTCAGCCGCAAGGGCGCTTACGTACTCGCGCAGGCCGAAGGCGGACCGCGCCGCGTCACGCTGCTGGCCAGCGGTTCGGAGGTCGTCGTCGCGCTCGATGCACGGCTGCAATTGCAGGCTGCGGGGATCGCGACGGCAGTCGTCTCGATGCCGTGTTGGGAGCAATTCGATCTGCAAGACGCGGCTTATCGCGCGTCCGTACTCGGTCCGGGCACCGTTCGCGTAGCCGTCGAGGCCGCGGTTCGATTCGGTTGGGATCGCTATCTCGGCGAACGCGGCGGTTTCGTCGGAATGACCGGATTCGGCGCGTCGGGGCCCGCCGATGCGCTCTACGAACATTTCGGCATCACGGCCAAGCACGTTGCAGCGGAAGCGATTCGCCTCATTAATTTAGGATAA
- a CDS encoding D-2-hydroxyacid dehydrogenase, with product MHKIVFLDRATLAPHIHLRSPSFAHELIEYDRTAANEVAERLAGATIVITNKVALPGEVLSALPDLMFVAVAATGTDCVDKAACRRLGVVVSNIRGYAVNTVPEHTFALMLALRRNLVAYRDDVLAGEWQKSGQFCFFNHAIRDLAGARLGIIGEGVLGQRVAEIAKAFGMLPMFAAHKGREGQGRLYTPWDEFLATSDIVTLHSPLTETTRNMLALPEFRAMKRRPLIINTGRGGLVNEADLVTALDEGLISGAGFDVADGEPPSVTSPLMRAASRGNVILTPHVAWASDEAQQALADQLVDNIERFVEGAPTNLV from the coding sequence ATGCACAAGATCGTCTTTCTCGACCGGGCCACGCTGGCACCGCATATCCATCTGCGCTCGCCGTCCTTTGCGCACGAATTGATCGAATATGACCGCACCGCTGCAAACGAGGTAGCCGAGCGGCTGGCGGGCGCCACGATCGTCATCACCAACAAGGTTGCGTTGCCGGGCGAGGTATTGAGCGCGTTGCCGGATCTGATGTTCGTTGCAGTCGCGGCGACGGGCACGGATTGCGTGGACAAAGCCGCGTGCCGGCGGCTCGGCGTCGTCGTGAGCAATATCCGCGGCTATGCCGTCAACACTGTTCCCGAGCATACATTCGCGCTCATGCTCGCCCTGCGCCGCAATCTCGTCGCCTATCGCGACGACGTGCTGGCGGGCGAGTGGCAGAAGTCCGGGCAGTTTTGCTTTTTCAACCATGCGATCCGCGATCTTGCGGGCGCTCGTCTCGGGATCATCGGCGAAGGCGTGCTCGGGCAACGCGTGGCGGAAATCGCGAAGGCGTTCGGAATGTTGCCGATGTTCGCCGCGCACAAGGGGCGGGAAGGGCAGGGCAGACTCTATACGCCGTGGGACGAATTCCTTGCGACGAGCGACATCGTCACGCTGCATAGCCCGCTCACGGAAACCACGCGCAACATGCTGGCGCTGCCCGAGTTTCGCGCGATGAAGCGGCGGCCGTTGATCATCAACACGGGGCGGGGCGGTTTGGTCAACGAAGCCGATCTCGTCACGGCGCTCGACGAGGGGCTCATCAGCGGCGCGGGGTTCGACGTTGCCGATGGCGAGCCGCCGTCGGTAACCAGCCCGCTCATGCGTGCGGCGTCGCGCGGCAACGTGATCTTGACGCCCCATGTCGCGTGGGCGTCGGACGAGGCGCAACAGGCGCTGGCCGATCAATTGGTCGATAACATCGAACGATTCGTCGAAGGCGCACCGACGAACCTAGTTTGA
- a CDS encoding thioredoxin family protein — MRKSTRHLGVFAVLVLVAAAAASVVSKANGVGAPAAMQGTAPEFTGIDHWLNSPPLTMQSLRGKVVLVDFWTYGCINCFHTLPYVKEWDQRYRNKGLTVIGIHTPETPDEHSTANLKDAIQRYGIRYPVAQDNDYATWNAYGNQYWPAFYLIDKKGHIVYTHVGEGQYRETEAWIEKLLAEKD, encoded by the coding sequence ATGCGTAAATCGACTCGACATCTAGGCGTTTTCGCCGTTTTGGTCCTCGTTGCCGCGGCCGCGGCTTCCGTGGTCAGCAAAGCGAACGGCGTCGGCGCTCCGGCCGCCATGCAAGGCACGGCACCGGAATTCACGGGCATCGATCATTGGCTGAACAGCCCCCCGCTGACGATGCAAAGCTTGCGCGGCAAGGTCGTGCTCGTCGATTTTTGGACCTACGGCTGCATCAACTGCTTCCATACGCTACCTTACGTGAAGGAATGGGATCAGCGGTATCGAAACAAGGGCTTGACGGTCATCGGCATTCATACGCCGGAAACGCCGGACGAGCACAGTACCGCGAATCTAAAGGATGCGATCCAACGCTACGGCATTCGCTACCCGGTGGCTCAGGACAACGACTATGCGACGTGGAATGCCTACGGCAATCAGTATTGGCCGGCGTTTTATCTGATCGATAAGAAAGGGCACATCGTCTACACGCACGTCGGCGAAGGGCAATACCGGGAGACCGAAGCGTGGATCGAAAAGCTCTTGGCGGAGAAGGATTGA
- a CDS encoding LysR family transcriptional regulator produces MQRQFGDLLLGSIELFCLAAESESFTIAATAAGVNPAAVSRSVARLEARLGVRLFVRTTRQIKLTDAGRRYFEECRQALSQLAEAEREAMGQQTTPAGVLRISMPTPYGHYRILPLLATFRARYPQVKIEAHLSNRNIDFAEEGFDLAIRGRAPRDSNLIARKLEDAELVVVAAPDYLRRAGKLETLDDLARHDCIQFELPSNGRPVPWMFKQGKEIVEIAPSSAYATSGDVLAGVTLARHGAGLFQTYRFLVEQDLANGTLKEMLTVHGGCTRPFVLLYPHGRHLSSRVRSFVDFLVEQVRK; encoded by the coding sequence ATGCAGCGTCAATTCGGAGACCTCCTTCTGGGCAGCATCGAGCTGTTCTGCCTCGCGGCCGAATCGGAAAGCTTCACGATCGCCGCAACGGCCGCCGGCGTCAATCCGGCGGCGGTCAGCCGCTCGGTCGCACGCTTGGAGGCGCGGCTCGGCGTGCGTCTATTCGTCAGAACGACACGGCAAATCAAGTTGACCGATGCGGGCCGGCGATACTTCGAGGAATGTAGACAAGCGCTATCGCAATTGGCCGAGGCGGAGCGCGAGGCGATGGGCCAGCAAACGACGCCAGCCGGCGTGCTGCGCATCAGCATGCCGACGCCGTATGGGCACTATCGCATCCTGCCGTTGTTGGCGACATTTCGCGCGCGCTATCCGCAGGTGAAGATCGAAGCGCATCTGAGCAATCGCAACATCGATTTCGCCGAGGAAGGTTTCGACCTCGCGATTCGCGGCCGCGCACCCAGAGACTCGAACCTGATCGCGAGAAAGTTGGAGGATGCCGAACTCGTCGTCGTCGCCGCACCCGACTACTTGCGGCGAGCCGGCAAGCTCGAAACGCTCGACGATCTCGCTCGCCACGACTGCATCCAGTTCGAGTTGCCGAGCAACGGCAGGCCCGTACCATGGATGTTCAAGCAGGGCAAAGAAATCGTCGAGATTGCGCCGAGCAGTGCCTACGCGACTTCAGGCGACGTGCTCGCCGGCGTGACGCTGGCCCGGCACGGCGCGGGGCTGTTTCAGACCTATCGCTTTCTCGTCGAGCAAGATCTCGCGAACGGCACGCTAAAGGAAATGCTGACTGTCCATGGCGGCTGCACGCGACCGTTCGTACTGCTCTATCCGCACGGCCGCCATCTGTCGTCGCGCGTGCGCAGCTTCGTCGATTTCCTCGTCGAGCAAGTGCGCAAATAG
- a CDS encoding tautomerase family protein, which produces MPIVTIQVTREGTGPGADSITAEEKARLIEGVSHVLRDVLAKPLDSTFVVIEEVELENWGWGGLPVQAFRKQRSAEQT; this is translated from the coding sequence ATGCCCATCGTCACTATTCAAGTCACGCGAGAAGGCACTGGCCCAGGCGCGGATTCGATCACGGCCGAAGAAAAGGCGCGCCTCATCGAGGGCGTGAGCCACGTGCTGCGCGACGTCCTCGCCAAGCCGCTCGACTCCACGTTCGTCGTGATCGAGGAGGTCGAATTGGAAAACTGGGGCTGGGGCGGACTGCCGGTGCAAGCCTTTCGCAAACAACGCTCGGCCGAACAGACGTGA
- a CDS encoding SDR family NAD(P)-dependent oxidoreductase: MNTSKVIIVTGASQGIGAETVKAFLANGHRVVANARSIASSDDPNLVTVAGDLGNPETAKRIVEAAIGRFDRIDTLVNNAGIFIAKPFTRYTSEDYAAFNGVNLNGFFHITQRAIAQMEKQRSGHVVTITATLVDQANSKVPSVLASLTKGGLNAATKSLAIEYAKAGIRVNAVAPGIIKSPMHAPETHSTLAAFHPLGRMGEMSDIVGAILYLDSAPFVTGEILHVDGGQSAGH, translated from the coding sequence ATGAACACATCGAAAGTCATTATCGTTACAGGCGCATCGCAAGGCATCGGCGCGGAAACCGTCAAGGCCTTCCTCGCCAATGGTCATCGCGTTGTTGCCAATGCTCGCTCGATCGCGTCGTCGGACGACCCCAATCTCGTCACCGTTGCCGGCGACCTCGGCAACCCCGAGACAGCCAAGCGCATCGTCGAAGCCGCCATCGGCCGCTTCGACCGCATCGATACGCTCGTCAACAACGCCGGCATCTTCATCGCCAAGCCTTTCACTCGATACACGTCTGAAGATTACGCCGCGTTCAACGGCGTCAATCTCAACGGTTTTTTTCATATCACGCAGCGGGCGATCGCGCAGATGGAAAAGCAACGCAGCGGCCACGTCGTGACGATCACGGCGACCCTCGTCGATCAAGCGAACAGCAAGGTGCCGTCCGTACTCGCTTCGTTAACGAAGGGCGGCCTGAACGCTGCGACGAAATCGCTTGCGATCGAATATGCCAAGGCCGGCATTCGCGTCAACGCGGTCGCGCCCGGCATCATCAAATCGCCAATGCATGCGCCTGAAACGCACTCGACGCTCGCCGCGTTCCATCCGCTCGGCCGCATGGGCGAGATGAGCGACATCGTCGGCGCCATTCTCTATCTCGACTCGGCGCCGTTCGTGACGGGAGAAATCTTGCACGTCGACGGCGGCCAAAGCGCCGGTCATTGA